Genomic segment of Geminocystis herdmanii PCC 6308:
TAGTGGAAATCTTTTTCCTGTAGGGTGTCGATAATAGTGGGAATTAAAAAGCCAGTAAGGGTAAAGGTACTATCATGTTTTGGATCACATCCAATCTGTAATACTTTTTTACCTCTTTTTGCCAAGGCTGTGGAGATGTTGCAACTGGTGGTTGATTTGCCGATACCGCCTTTTCCGTAAACTGCTAATGTCAAAGTCATGTTTTTATGATTCCTGATTTATTTGCACTGATTGCATTATTGACTAATTTTTCGGAAATGAAAAGGGGTACAAGTTTTAGTTTGGGTAGTAAATAGACGAAAATTTGAGTATAATTTCATTTAATTTATTTAATTAACTCTAATTGTTGTTCAAGATTAAATTTGACTAATTTTAAAATTTTGCTAATCAATAAACTATAATTTTGTATAAAAGCAAAAAAAGGTAACAATATCTTTACATAAACCAGAAAAACCTTATTTAATAAGGCTTTCTGATGTTCAAGAGTTCGATCGAACTTGAGTAATTATACTTAAAGAATTGGCAAAATTAGCAATATATCTGGGTGAAAAAAGATGATTGTTAATATTTACAACAATTTTTGATTAGTAAAGAAAAATAAGTATAAATACTCAGAAAAAATATTGGGTTTTAAATTTGAATCACCTTATAAACCGTTGTACCATTTTGGTAGAAAGTTTGATAATAGATACCAGCACAATCATAATATTGAGTATTTCCCATTTGAGTCACGGTGCATCCATCGGGGAGATAACTGACGACAGCACCCACAGGAGGAGAAATAATGACATAGTTTCCGTTACTAGGTTGCATATAAACTCCATCGGAATAGATATAAGAAGTTGAGCCAATATAAATAGTATCGTAATAGGGAGGCGGAGTCGCAACACTCGCACCAATAGCTAATCCAGCAGTTAAGCCCACTGCCGCAGTCCAAGCACCCCAACCGGGAGGAGCATAGTAGCCTCCACCGTACCAACCACCACCACGCCAGTTATCATTGACAAAATCCTGACGGTTATCTTGGCGATTTCCTGCATTATTTTGACGATTATCTTGGCGATTCCCTGCATTATCTTGACGATTACCTTGATTAGTTTGACGGTTATCTTGACGATCGCCTTGAGCATTACTACGGTTAGTTTGTCTTTCTCCTTGATTAGTCTGACGATCGCCTTGAGCATCACTACGGTTAGTTTGTCTTTCTCCCTGATTAGTCTGACGATTACCTTGAGCATCACTACGGTTAGTTTGTCGTTGCCCTTGATTACCCTGACGACTGGAAGAATTACTAAAGTTGCCTCTATTTTGTAAACTGGTACTACTATTTACCCGTTGAGATGCACCACCACCTCTTGCACCGCTCGATCGATTGACACTGCTGGTTCTTGCACCTCCTCCACCTCTTGCACCGCCACCCCGTCCACCACGTCCTGCGTAGGCGACATCGGAGAAAATAGCTAAGATAGTGAGTAACACGGTGAAAGTAAAAATAAAGGGTTTTTTGGATAAGTTTTTCATGATGAACTCCTGTAAAATAAGTTTTTAATACGAAGGGTTTATTTAAGGTGAGGGGGGTAAGATTTCAATTCTGACGTTATCCTTTTTTGGGGTGAAAGTAAAAATATCTTGAGAAAATGAGGGTTTAAAGTTCCAATTAGAGAATAACACCGTATATTGAGGGGCATTCGGTAGATTTTTATAGGTGATGATGGCTTTTTTGATTAAAGGAGGATTATCTTGACTAATCCATAATTGTCCATCCCAATCATCGGTAACGAGAAGTAAGTGATCTGTTTCGACTCGATTAACCAAGTTACTCCCAATGTATAAAGGTTCTTCTATTATATCATCAAGGACACGACAAGGATTACTGGTAAATAAGTTCGACATGGCAATAGTGAAACCATAGTTTTGTTCGATCGAACTCACCATGTCATCAATAGTTGTGGGTGCTTCTTTGGTAGCAAAAACATTGAGAAGGGGAGAAAATAAGGTAAAAGATTTACCATCATAATAAAAACTTCTTTTTTCCTGATCTCCGATGGTATCCACTCTGAGCAAATTAGGTCTTTGTAGGGATACTTGTTTATAACCGCTATATTGAACTTTTGAGCCTGATGCTAAAACGTTGTCATAGGTGACATCCATTTCTACACTAAAGGATTGTTGACTCTTGAGAAAATCGCAGACTTGGTTTAATAATTCATCTGTGGTTATGGGAGATGTTTCTGTATTGGGGACATTTTGAGCTTGTATTTTTGATGCTACACCAAAGGTGGAAGTTACACAAAAAGCAAGAGTTAATAAAATTTTTGAATAGTTCATATATTTGACATTGTAATTAATAAAAATGAATTTTTGATGATTATTTGTAAGATGGACATCGCCCACCATCAGAGGATTTTGAGGTTTTGGTGGGCAATGCCCACTATGTCGTATTTGAGTCTTCCTTGAGCCATGCTCCTATTAATTCATAACCGAGAATCAAGATTACAGGACCTACAAATAAGCCGAGAATGCCATGGGCGATCGTACCGCCAATTACTCCTAATAAAATAACCACGATCGGAACTGGTAGCCCTTTTCCCATTAACATAGGTTTAAGTACATTATCAATCAAAGTAGCTAAAATCATCCAGATGGTGAAAAGTAAAGCCCCTAAAGGGTTCATGGTTGTCCAAGCAAACACGATCGCAGGTAAAACTATTAATCCCGGACCAATTTGAATAATACTTAAAAATAAGGATACTAAAGTTAGTATTCCTGCGGCGGGAATTTTGGCTAAAATTAACCCAAAAGCCACCAATAGAGTTTGTATTACTGCAACGCCGATGACACCACGAGTTACACTGCGTATAGTTGTGGTTGCTAGTTGCATAAATTCTTCCCCTCTGGATGGCGCTAACCTTGAGACAAATAATGTTATGCCTTGGTTTAAACTTTGGGCTTTTAGAATTAATATGACTGCGATAATTATAGAGACAATAAATTTCAGTAATATTAAACCAAGATTGGTGGCTTGTAATAAAAGGGTTTTAGAAAATGCGACAATTTGTGTATGAAATTGACCAATTAATCCTTTCAGGTTTAACGATGCCAGTTGCCAAATCTCATTTAAAGGTTTACCAACGAGGGGTAAATCGGCAATTTTTGGGGATGGAGGAGGTATAACTAAAGTACCTGCTTCAATGCCGTCAACTATGGTTTGAGCATTATGAAACAAAATAGTTGCGATTATACTAATAGGTCCTAGAATAATACCAATACCAACTAACCCTAGGAGTATGGCGGATAACTTTCTACGTCCTCCTAGACGGTTTTTCAGCCACTCAAAAACAGGAAAGAGTGCGATCGACAATACCCCTGCCCAAAGGAAGATGATGATAAACGGACGAATGAGAATAAAGCACCAAGCCAATAAGAAGCCGATGGTAAAAAATCGAATGATTGTATTGATTAGTTTAGAGTTATTTTCCATAAATTTAGCTTACTTATCCTCAATATTTTCATAAAGATTTAAAGTATATTGTAAAAAATTTTCTGCCCGATCAATTTGTAACTGTGCTTCCTCTTTACCTAATGAATTATAGTCTCCATAATCTCCCAAATTTCTCATATTTTGTACCTCTCTTAAATACTTATGATATTGTTGAGGAATTTTTTGAGTTTTAATAAATTCTCTTCCGAATGCTGATATTACTGCTGAATGTTTAGAGAAATAAAGTTCCTCTTGTGCTAGAAAAGCAGACGCAAGATAAAACATTGTATAATAAGCTCTAGCAACCGCAAAGTCATAGAATTTCCCTTCAAATAAATGTTTTGATGCTTCTAAACTTTGTTTTGCTTTAAGAAGAAATTGTTTTTCATTTTCATTCATAATAAAATCCCTTCTTTCTCAATGTTTTTGAATAAAGGATTTTTTCTCGTTTTAAATTGCTCTTGAGATACATAAAAACAGTTAATTTCTATATCATTTTCTAAGGATAAATCAGTTAATTTATCTATATTTTTTTTAATTTCAAGAACAGGGTTAACGGGACGATTTAAAATAACTAAAATATCAATATCCGAATATTGATTAGCCTCTCCCCTAGCTTGAGAACCGAATAAAATTAGGCTTACTAATTCTTCTTTGTAAACGTTTTCAAGTTCTTTTTTAACTTTAGTAATTACATTTTTTATTTTGTCCATAAATTTTAACTATCTAAAACGTTTTTTTCAAAGGTTTTGATCACAATATACAAAATAGGCGCGATCGCTAAACTTAATACTGTAGCCACTAGATAACCGCCAAAACTTACAGTACCGATCGACCAACGACTTAAAGCCCCTGCACCACTTGCCGTCATTAAGGGAATATATCCCACAATACCAGACAGAGAAGTCATCATAATAGGGCGAAAACGAGATTTAGCGGCGGCGATCGAATCTGGTTTAATCATCAGTTACTGAACTTTGAATCTAATTACAATGAACAATCTAGTTATTATGCTTTTTTACTTCACTTCAAAGCCATGAAATCGATGATGAATTTTGACTGGTATCCTACAGACTTATATTTTCAAGGGCAACCAGTAAAAGGATTATCAAGTCTTGATATATTTTCTCAATGTCGGATGCGTTTCAATCAACCCTATAATTCTATGGGTATTTCTAAAAATCTTCTCTATTTACCCCTTGAAAAAAAGTATCACCATAGCAATGATGATGAACAAAATTTATACGAACAAATGAACTTATTTACCCTTCCTGTGGATTTGGTGGATGCTCTTAAATCATTGATTCGCTCTCAATTATTTGGCGGTAATATTCAAATACAAACTATAGCAGATTCGATCGGTATAAGTAAAAGAAGCCTTCAAAGATTTTTAGCGGATAAAGGTTTGAGTTATTCTCATTTAATAGATCAAGTAAGATTTCAGTTAGCAGTGGAATGGTTGAAAGATAAAACTATACCTATTGGTGACATCGCTTTGGAACTTCAGTATAGTGAAGTAAATAATTTTACGAGGGCATTTAAAAGATGGACTGGCTTAACCCCTAGGGAATATCGTCATCGATTGTAACGGGTTTTGATGAGAAAAAACGATCGAAACTTCTCTTAATTGATATGATTGCGATCGAACACCTTGCTTTTGGGGACGCAAACCTTGCGTCCCTACGGATTAATTTGCGCAAGCGGTACATTCTTCTTTAAAAGAATCCCTTTGCACAATCCTGACATAATAAACGGCTTTACAACCTTTCTCCCATGCCATGACTAAGGTATCATAAATGTCTTTTGCTTTTAACGCTCTTTCTCCCTCTTCAGCAAAATATACTCCTTGATTGAGATTAAATAGTAATTCCATTGAGATACCTGTGTCAACCCATTGTTGAATCACAGCGATCGAATTTACTACTATATCTTGATGGAGATTTTTGTTTTCTTGGTAAAACCAGTTTTTATCGTTGATATAGGGGGGGGCAATTGGCACTGTACCTTTAGCCCATTTATCATAGAAAAAGCGACTATAAACAGGTAACACACTGGCAGTGCAACCCTGCACTAAAGATGATGAAGTATTGGGCGCGATCGCAGTAATATGAGAATTACGGATACCAAATTCTTGAATATCTAAGGATAGTTGTAGCCAACGGGGTTTCTCATAGGCGTTTTCTTCAAACCATTCTACGGGTTTACTACCTATTAATAAGCCTTTACTCCAATCGCTACCCTCAAAAGCAGGATAAGCTCCTCTTTCCTTGGATAATTCCATGGAGGCATTGGTGCAATAATAACCAATATCCTCGAATAAGTTACTAATTTCTGCAAGGTTGTTATATCTTAACTCCCGTTTCGCTAACCAATCCGCTAACCCCATAGCACCCACTCCGATGGTACGATAACGGTTATTATGTTCCTTCGCATCGGCAAAAGGTGGTAAAGTAATCTCGATCGTATTATCTAAAATTCTCACCGCTAAAGTACAGATAGATTCCATCTCCTCTTTTTCCAAATTAGCAAGGTTAAGGGAGACTAAATTACAGCAGTGGGCATATTTATCAGGGGTAACATTCGAGAAGGATTCAGTACATAAATTCACTCCCGGAATATAACCATCATGTTTGTTCGGATTAGCTTTATTAATGGCATCCTTGAAAGCAAGATAAGGCATTCCTGTTTCTACCTGCGCCCTCATGATGTGTTTAAATAACTCTCTAGCGTTTACCTTCTTATACAGCTTGATTTTTGTATCTAGGTTAGCTTCAATAATGCCGTAGGCTTTTTCAAATTCTGCCCCCCATAACGGCGGTAAATCAATGCCTAAAGCGTTTTTTACCTCAAAAGGATCAACTAAAGTCCAATCTTGCTTATTTTGCACCCTACGCATAAACTCATCAGGTAAGATAAGTTGCGGGAATACGTCATAAGCCTTACGTCTCTGATCTCCGTTTTCTGTCTGCATTTCCAGAAATTCGGGTACGTCTAAATGCCATATATCTAAACCAACAGTTACAGCCCCGGCACGTCTTCCCCCCTGATTCACTGCTATAGCGGTGTCATTGAGGAGTTTTATCCAAGGTATCACCCCCCCTGAAGCGTTCTTTTTACCCATCACAGAGCTTCCTGTCGCCCTAATTCTGGACACGTTTACCCCTACTCCTCCACCGTTTTTGGAAATTCTAGCAGTATTAGTAATTTCATCAAAAATACTTTCTAAGTTGTCATCAATACTCACAATAAAACAACTTGTTAATGAGCCATTCGGCACTCTCAAGTTAGCTAAAATAGGGGTGGCAAGGGAGATACGGCGAGATGCGATCGACTCATAAAACTTACGAGCATAAGTCAAGCGATTATCGGTATTTTCCACCATTGCCAACAATAACGAGCAAGTTAAATAGGCTTCTTGGGGTAACTCTTGGGGTAAGAGATAACGATTAGTTAATAAAACCGCCCCTGCATAGTCATAATCTAAATCCCAATCGGGGTTAATCCAACTATTGGCAATTTCTAATTCTTCAGGGGTATAGGTTAAAATGCGTCGATCGTACCTACCCTGCTCCACAAAATCCGCTACGGTTTGAGCATAATTACCGTAATTATAGCCTCTGGTGGCAAGGCAATCTTTCCATAAACTCCAGACGTGCAACCTTCCAGCGACATAACGCCAATCTGGTTGATCCAGATCACACATTTCTAAGGCACAATTAATAAGATTATCCTGAATATCCCTCGTGGTGATGCCATCACGCAAACGAGTTTTCAAACCAGATTCGAGGGCGATGGTATTAACATCTTTACCATTACAAGCCCAATCGACTACTTTTCTGATTTTACTAACATCAAGGGGGGCAGATTTACCATTTCTTTTAATCACCTCAATACTTTTGGTTACAGTATCGACACTGTGATTATGATTACTATGACTAACGGTATAGGAGTGGCTAGAGATCGTACTTTGTTGCGTATCCAATAACATTGCTGATTGCCTCGCTTACTTTAAGTATTTCTACTCAAAAAAAATTTACTGCTGTTTGCTTCTTCTCTTTTATACCATATATCTGGGGTAGCCTGTTACCCTCATACACCATATATGGAATTTAGTCAATAAAATTTTTCTGAAAATCTTAACAAAGCAAAAGGGAAAAATTGAGAATTGAAAATTGAGAATGGAGAATTAAGAGAAATTACGAATTAGTTATTAATCAATCACTCATAGTTTAATGAATCATAGTAATCTACTCATCACCTTGAATTTATTGAAGTTTTTTACCTTTACACAAAAGATATTTACCCTTGTTTATCAGAAGTGAGTAATGTTAAAAGTTATCGGGTTTTAACCTTTGTTTTGTGGTAGATGCCTTTTTATTCATTCTCAATTTTCCATTCTCCATTCTCCATTACATTATGGTTTTTAGCCACCAAAAGCCATGGGGAAGGCTAATTTTAAGGCGGCGGTAAGTAATAAATTAACTAAGGATACGGGGAGTAAAAATTTCCAGCCTAAATCTAATAGTTGATCAATTCTGACACGAGGTACAGTCCAACGCAATAAAATGGCAATAAAGACGAGGAAATAGGCTTTTAATACCATCATACTGATACCCAAGGAAGCGGTTATTACTTGAAGCCAAGGGGTGTTTTCACTTACACCTATCCAACCGGCAAGGTTACTTAAAGGAATGGGAAATTCCCAACCACCTAAATACAAGATGGCAAATACCAATGCTGATAGTACTAGGTTAACGTAAGAACCGACATAGAATAAACCGAATTTCATTCCTGCGTATTCTGTTTGATAACCTGCCACTAATTCTTCTTCTGCTTCGGGTAAGTCGAAGGGTAAGCGCTCACATTCGGCTAAGGCGGCTATCCAAAAGATGAGGAAGCCTACGGGTTGTCTCCAAATATTCCAACTTAAAATTCCGTAGCTCGATTGTTGTTCCACGATGTCGATCGTACTTAAACTATTAGACATCATGGCGACGGCTAAAACTGATAAAGCTAGGGGAATTTCATAGCTGATAGACTGTGCCGCCGCGCGTAATCCTCCTAAGAGAGAATATTTATTATTAGAAGCATAACCTGCCATTAATAAACCAATGGGGGTAATACTAGATAAAGAAATCCAGAGAAAAATCCCTACGTTTAAGTCTGTGATAACTAAATTTTGTCCAAAGGGTACGATGAGATAGGACAAAAATACTGGTATTACTACGATGGCAGGACCTAGTGTAAATAATACACTATCAGCTTTCGCAGGGACAATATCTTCTTTAAAAACTAATTTTATACCATCGGCAACGGGTTGCAATACTCCCAAAGGACCAGCGTATTCTGGTCCAATCCGTTGTTGTGCCGCCGCCGAGATTTTTCTTTCTAACCAAACACTAACTAAGACTCCTACGGTAGCACCAATAATCATTAAACCCAAAGGTAAAGGAATCCAAAGGGTTTTCGCTAATTCTTGAGAAAGTCCAAAATCCGTGAGGGAAGTGATAAAACTTCCTTGTAAATCAATACCTGAGTTCATTTTTATCAGTAACTAATAATTGATAATGGATAATTAAGAGTTAATTTTTTCTAAATTATTCCTTTAATAATATAGCAACGTATGAATATGTGAGAATCAACTTTTGGGTTAATTAAAAAATGTAGGGAGTTAAAATTTTAACCAAGAAAAAATATCTGCGATCGAAAGTTTTAAATTATTGATAAAATCAGGTACGGGTAATATATCTTCATCTCGATCGAAATAAGTCACTTTTTGCTGATAATAAGTAAAGATAGTTTTTTGTTGAGGATCAATAATCCATCCTAATTGACAACCTGCTTCAAGACAACGCAGAATTTTTTTAATAATCATACTATGATTTTTTTGATCAGGAGAGAGAATTTCAATAATCCAATCAGGTGCGATCGAAACTACGTTAGCAATATCTCCATTTTCGTCCCTAGGAATATGATCATAAGTTAAAACTACTATATCAGGCACGATCGACTTTCCCCCAAAAGTACATCTCAATTCGGGAAAAGCCAACGCAACTTTTTTGGGTTTAACAACAGAATTAATCGCCGTTACTAACTCACCTTGAATAATACTATGTTTTCCTTGGGGCATAGGTTTTGCAATAATTTGATTATCAATATATTCTTGAGCAGGTTTTTCTTCAGGGAAAGTCAAAAATTCCTCTAAAGTTATGTCGATTTTTTTTTCAGCAATTAACGTCACCATAAAATCTCTGTTATATTTTATCTATCATCATTGTAGCGATAACCAATAGACTTCTCTGGAAAAAATTTTTTTTGTTCGTAGTGAGGGTTTTAACCCTTCTTCCATTAATTTAATTTTCATAATACCTAAGCACTGCTTCCAAAATCAGAGTTAATGGAGATTGCGTTAGATTGCTTCGTGCCTCGCAATGACAAAATATTATTATTCTTTATGGAAAATGGGAAAAGATGATGATAGGGAAATAGATAAATAAACCATTTCCCCGTGAATTGTCTTTCCTATCCTTTACAGCAACGATTAAAAATTAAACGTCGTAGGGTGCTTTACCAGAGAATTTGAGGGTGACAGGCTCAGGATTTTTACCGATACTTCTGTCTTTTTTGCCGTGAAATTCACGACCTTCGTTAACTTTCTCAGGGAATACACCATCAGCAGGATGAAGATATTGGATTTCACCAGTAGGATATACACGGTAAACTTTATAATCTTCAATTTTGGGTTTGAATTTGGTGCGTAATTGAGTGCCTAAAGCCAAACATTGCTCTTTACGGGCAAAATAAAATAAATTTTCCCCTTCATTCATAATAGCGGCGCCACCGGTAGGCATTTCAAAAACCTGCTCACTTTTACTTGTCCAAGTAATAGCATACTTTTCTTCTCTGTCAGCAGCAGAAAGTAAACCGCCGGTGCTACCACCGAATTTAGGCATCTGTCCAGTAAGTTGAATTGTTTCGCTCATAGAGATATTGCTTTTATGGAAATAAATTTACTATCTAGGCAATGCTATCATTCCTATTAACTTTCTTGTGCATCTTTGTTATGAACTGTAACAGTTTGTTACTTTGTGTCTCTTTTTGTATGTTGATTTTGCTCAACAATTACGAGGCGATATTTAATACAGAACAAGTTTTATACAGCATCTTTGACATTACTATTTTCCCCAATTCACCAATTATAGCTAATTAGTTATATAATAATAAGTAGTTAATTTAAACGAGCAATCGCAAAAAAACTGATAAGAAACTAAAAATAATTAAAAAAGTTTTTTGCAAAAGAAATTAATCAACAAACAATTTAAAAATCAAAGATAAAAATTATGTTTAATAATGTAGGAACAGTCGATCGTATCATTCGTTTTATTTTCGCTTCTGTATGTGCCTATTTGGGCTTATTTACCTATAGCGGTTCATCTTTAGGAATTGGTTTAACCATTGGAGCAGGTTTATTAACTTTTAGTGCTTTAGCAAGTACTTGTTTAATGTACGGTTTATTAGGTATTAGTACTAAAAAACCTCTACAAAACTGAGTCTTAAACAAAATAATTATTAAAACATTCTCAAAGGTCATTGTTAGTGGAAAATAGTATTCTAATTGAAAATAATCCATCCATGTCAAGACGACATCTGCTTAATTTTTTTACAGGTACAGCGATTGTCGTAACTGTTGGAGGAGCATTATATCCCGTCGTTAAATTTTTAATTCCTCCTTCTGATGTAGAGAAAGATGGTTCAATTTTAGCGAAAGATATTCATGGTAATTTAATTCCCATAGCTCAAATTTTAGCAGAACCTCCTGAAACAAGAGCTTTAGTGGCAGGATTAGCAGGAGCTTTTAACTGTTAACTAATAGTTTATTATAGTTGTTTATACCTACTCACGGGATAAAGGTTGACATTTTTTTTAAAATATGTTAGCTTTTAATGAAGTCGATAACCAAGACTGTTAAAACTATTTAATTTAAAGATTAAATTAAATAAAAATTAGTTATTATTCAAGATTAATCAATTAATTAGAATAATAAAAGTAGGGTGGGTTACACCCGAATCAACGCTTGTGGACAGTATCAAGCCGACTTGACTGGTAGAAGCAAGAAGTAAACGTCATAGGTAACTATGAGTAAGTTTTATATAACAGAACCAACCTACTTAACCGTCACGGAAGATGGTACTTTAAACCCTTGGGGAATTTTTGATAATTGTACTCACTTGGGGTGTACTTTCCCTTGGAATAACAATGAAGCTCAATTTCAATGTCCTTGTCATGGCTCACGTTATGATGCAAAAGGTGTCGTCTTAAGAGGACCAGCACCCTTGCCATTAAAATTAGCTCATGTCAATGTTGAAGGTGAATATATTAGAATTTCTCCGTGGACAGAAAATGATCCTCGTACGGGGGAAAAACCTTGGTGGGTTTAACTTGGGTGATTTCTAGTCAAGAAAATACCAGTTTTTTGATAAATCTAGGAATTACTCATTATCAAGAAAAATATAGAGTTGTGAGATTTCTTAATAAGCTCGATCGGGACAGAATATTATTATTAGTAAGTCCTAAAATCTTCTTTTTATCAAAATATTGAAAATTTGATTTAATATCTTACTATGAGCAAATTAATATCTGTCTTGTTTTTAAGTCTTTGGTTATATGGTTGCAGTCATTTAGAAGTAAATCCTGTAATTGCTTTTGTTACTCCTAATCAAGATATGGGACAAATACAACTAATTGACGAAAAAAATTCTGATTCTACCCTTGAGTTAGTTTATCAAAATTTAGCCTTGCCTTCGGTTAAAGATTTTCTTCATTCTATTCCAGCAGATTATTACACGGTTAAACAAATTAATGCTCTGAAAGTTTTAACCAAAGAAAAACGAGCTTTACTCATTGATGTTAGAGAGAAAAATGAGTATGATTCAGGGCATATAAAAAATGCTATTAATATTCCCATCCGAACATTAACCGATAATCTCCAGCAAATTCCTAAAAATCGCCCTGTCATATTATATTGCTCAACGGGTTATCGTACTGCTTTAGGGGTAATGGCATTACAAATGCTCGGCTATAATAATGTTAAAGGTTTTCCCCCTAGCATTGAAGGATGGAAAGCTGGAGGAGAATTATTAGAATCGACACCCCTCTCACTCAAGACATTTGAGTAGAGATTTAACCGATGGTATCAGTTTTCAAATAAGGCTGTAATACTTCTGGTACTTTAATCGTGCCATCTTTCTGTTGATAATTCTCTAAAATTGCCGCCATAGTGCGCCCCACGGCCAAACCAGAGCCATTCAGAGTGTGTACATATTCAGTACCTCTCTTGCCCTTTTCCTTAAAGCGAATATCCGCCCTTCTAGCTTGGAAATCATGACAATTTGAGCAACTAGAAATTTCACGATAGGTATTAGCAGAAGGCAACCACACTTCTAAGTCATAACATTTAGCGGCACTAAAACCTAAATCTCCAGTACATAATTCTACGACTCGATAGGGTAATTTGAGAGCTTGTAAAATTGCTTCCGCATTGTTTACCATCTTCTCATGTTCTTCGGCACTTGTTTCAGGGCGCACCAATTTAATTAATTCCACTTTGTTAAACTGGTGTAAACGGATTAAACCCCGCATATCTCGCCCGTAGCTTCCTGCTTCTCTGCG
This window contains:
- a CDS encoding ribonucleoside-diphosphate reductase subunit alpha — its product is MLLDTQQSTISSHSYTVSHSNHNHSVDTVTKSIEVIKRNGKSAPLDVSKIRKVVDWACNGKDVNTIALESGLKTRLRDGITTRDIQDNLINCALEMCDLDQPDWRYVAGRLHVWSLWKDCLATRGYNYGNYAQTVADFVEQGRYDRRILTYTPEELEIANSWINPDWDLDYDYAGAVLLTNRYLLPQELPQEAYLTCSLLLAMVENTDNRLTYARKFYESIASRRISLATPILANLRVPNGSLTSCFIVSIDDNLESIFDEITNTARISKNGGGVGVNVSRIRATGSSVMGKKNASGGVIPWIKLLNDTAIAVNQGGRRAGAVTVGLDIWHLDVPEFLEMQTENGDQRRKAYDVFPQLILPDEFMRRVQNKQDWTLVDPFEVKNALGIDLPPLWGAEFEKAYGIIEANLDTKIKLYKKVNARELFKHIMRAQVETGMPYLAFKDAINKANPNKHDGYIPGVNLCTESFSNVTPDKYAHCCNLVSLNLANLEKEEMESICTLAVRILDNTIEITLPPFADAKEHNNRYRTIGVGAMGLADWLAKRELRYNNLAEISNLFEDIGYYCTNASMELSKERGAYPAFEGSDWSKGLLIGSKPVEWFEENAYEKPRWLQLSLDIQEFGIRNSHITAIAPNTSSSLVQGCTASVLPVYSRFFYDKWAKGTVPIAPPYINDKNWFYQENKNLHQDIVVNSIAVIQQWVDTGISMELLFNLNQGVYFAEEGERALKAKDIYDTLVMAWEKGCKAVYYVRIVQRDSFKEECTACAN
- a CDS encoding HEPN domain-containing protein, which gives rise to MNENEKQFLLKAKQSLEASKHLFEGKFYDFAVARAYYTMFYLASAFLAQEELYFSKHSAVISAFGREFIKTQKIPQQYHKYLREVQNMRNLGDYGDYNSLGKEEAQLQIDRAENFLQYTLNLYENIEDK
- a CDS encoding AI-2E family transporter; the encoded protein is MENNSKLINTIIRFFTIGFLLAWCFILIRPFIIIFLWAGVLSIALFPVFEWLKNRLGGRRKLSAILLGLVGIGIILGPISIIATILFHNAQTIVDGIEAGTLVIPPPSPKIADLPLVGKPLNEIWQLASLNLKGLIGQFHTQIVAFSKTLLLQATNLGLILLKFIVSIIIAVILILKAQSLNQGITLFVSRLAPSRGEEFMQLATTTIRSVTRGVIGVAVIQTLLVAFGLILAKIPAAGILTLVSLFLSIIQIGPGLIVLPAIVFAWTTMNPLGALLFTIWMILATLIDNVLKPMLMGKGLPVPIVVILLGVIGGTIAHGILGLFVGPVILILGYELIGAWLKEDSNTT
- a CDS encoding helix-turn-helix domain-containing protein; protein product: MMNFDWYPTDLYFQGQPVKGLSSLDIFSQCRMRFNQPYNSMGISKNLLYLPLEKKYHHSNDDEQNLYEQMNLFTLPVDLVDALKSLIRSQLFGGNIQIQTIADSIGISKRSLQRFLADKGLSYSHLIDQVRFQLAVEWLKDKTIPIGDIALELQYSEVNNFTRAFKRWTGLTPREYRHRL
- a CDS encoding efflux RND transporter permease subunit, which codes for MIKPDSIAAAKSRFRPIMMTSLSGIVGYIPLMTASGAGALSRWSIGTVSFGGYLVATVLSLAIAPILYIVIKTFEKNVLDS
- a CDS encoding DUF2092 domain-containing protein yields the protein MNYSKILLTLAFCVTSTFGVASKIQAQNVPNTETSPITTDELLNQVCDFLKSQQSFSVEMDVTYDNVLASGSKVQYSGYKQVSLQRPNLLRVDTIGDQEKRSFYYDGKSFTLFSPLLNVFATKEAPTTIDDMVSSIEQNYGFTIAMSNLFTSNPCRVLDDIIEEPLYIGSNLVNRVETDHLLLVTDDWDGQLWISQDNPPLIKKAIITYKNLPNAPQYTVLFSNWNFKPSFSQDIFTFTPKKDNVRIEILPPSP
- a CDS encoding nucleotidyltransferase domain-containing protein — encoded protein: MDKIKNVITKVKKELENVYKEELVSLILFGSQARGEANQYSDIDILVILNRPVNPVLEIKKNIDKLTDLSLENDIEINCFYVSQEQFKTRKNPLFKNIEKEGILL
- a CDS encoding DUF6515 family protein → MKNLSKKPFIFTFTVLLTILAIFSDVAYAGRGGRGGGARGGGGARTSSVNRSSGARGGGASQRVNSSTSLQNRGNFSNSSSRQGNQGQRQTNRSDAQGNRQTNQGERQTNRSDAQGDRQTNQGERQTNRSNAQGDRQDNRQTNQGNRQDNAGNRQDNRQNNAGNRQDNRQDFVNDNWRGGGWYGGGYYAPPGWGAWTAAVGLTAGLAIGASVATPPPYYDTIYIGSTSYIYSDGVYMQPSNGNYVIISPPVGAVVSYLPDGCTVTQMGNTQYYDCAGIYYQTFYQNGTTVYKVIQI